The nucleotide window CGTAGACCGCATCACCGAGCAGTGGCGCGGCGAGCGCCCGGAGCTCGACACGACGGCGATGGCCGTCTTCGGCCGGATCTTCCGGCTGTCCCGGATCGCCGGCGACGAGATGGAGCGCGTCTACGCCGGCTACGGCATCGGCCGCCCCGAGTTCGACGTGCTGGCGACCCTGCGCCGGGCGGGTGAGCCGTTCCAGCTCTCGCCGGGCGCGCTCGCCGCGTCGATGATGGCCAGCACGGGCGGCACCACCGCCCGGCTCGACCGGCTGGAGCGGGCGGGGCTGGCCAGCCGCTCCCCGTCGCCGACCGACCGCCGCGGCGTGCAGGTCCGGCTCACGCCGAAGGGGCGCGAGGTCGTCGACCGGGCGGTCGCCGCGGGCCTGGCCGAGCAGCAGCGCCTGCTGTCACACCTGTCACCGGCGACCCAGCGGCAACTCGCGGACCTGCTACGGGAGGCGCTCGCCCCGCTCGAGAAAACCCCCTGAGGTCACCGCGGGAAGGTCTGTACGGCCCGCAGCGCGCCCGATGACGAGCCCTCGAACCTGAGGACCTCGCGTGCCTGCTCGTCGGTCAGTTCTCTTCTGCTCAACGCGCTCACGCCGGCGGCCGGCAGGCAATCGTGGTCCTGGCTCATCCACATTCCCAGCATCGGCGCGGTGTTGGACGGCAGCCGCTCGAGGTACCGCATCACCACCGTGTGGTCGTGCGGGCTCCCGGACAGCGACAGCACGAGGTGTCCCTCGTAGCTCACCCGTCCCGCGTAGCTGAGATCGGTGACCTCACCGTCGGGGTGTGTCTCGTGCTGCACGACGACGGCCATGAGCGCGTTCTTGAAACCCGGCCGGATGGTCACGGCCGCGCGGCCGAGGATCACCTGGCCGTGCCGGAACGTGTAGTGGTACTCGTACCAGGTACCCAGCAGATGTTGGTGATCGTTGCGCGCACGCAGGTACCTGATCGGCGACGACCACCAGGTCACCGACGCGCCGACCAGGGCGCCGACGAGAGTCACGATGATCCAGTTGGGTTCCTGCGACAGGGCGATGAGCATGCCGGCTCCCGGTCTGGTCTGGCCCTTCAACCAGTCCACCTGAATCCAGCCTGAAGTCACCTGTCAAACACGAAACCCCTTACGGCTTACGGGCGACACCGCCGAACATCGCGATGTGTGCCGGGTCCGGCCGCGGCTCCGGCTCGTCCTCGGCGCGCCACTCGCTGACCGCGGCCACGCCGGGTTCGACGAGCTCGAGTCCGTCGAAGAGGGCGGTGAACTCGGCCCGGTCCCGCGGCCAGACGTTGGTGATGCCGGCGGCCAGGG belongs to Amorphoplanes digitatis and includes:
- a CDS encoding MarR family winged helix-turn-helix transcriptional regulator; amino-acid sequence: MAHLDRVDRITEQWRGERPELDTTAMAVFGRIFRLSRIAGDEMERVYAGYGIGRPEFDVLATLRRAGEPFQLSPGALAASMMASTGGTTARLDRLERAGLASRSPSPTDRRGVQVRLTPKGREVVDRAVAAGLAEQQRLLSHLSPATQRQLADLLREALAPLEKTP